A portion of the Shewanella sp. SNU WT4 genome contains these proteins:
- a CDS encoding IS256 family transposase: MTQPFNFEQALKDLQSGKSLTGKDSILGPLINQLTEAALQAELVQHLAHDPLPNRKNGKTPKTIKHPFGNFELDTPRDRNGTFEPQLIKKNQTTLTDEIECKVLSMFSIGMSYRDINQHVEDMYGINVSNATVSAITDKLIPELKAWQQRPLDSHYPIVWLDAIHYKVKEDGRYVSKAVYTLLALNMKGKKEILGLHLSENEGANYWLSVLTDLNNHGVKDILIACVDGLTGFPEAIASIFPNTETQCNPPLYRSYFKRVFFI; encoded by the coding sequence ATGACCCAACCTTTTAACTTCGAACAAGCCCTTAAAGATCTGCAGTCAGGTAAAAGCCTCACAGGTAAAGACAGCATTCTTGGTCCACTGATCAACCAACTCACTGAAGCGGCTCTCCAGGCTGAGCTTGTGCAGCATTTAGCGCATGATCCTCTGCCTAATCGTAAAAATGGCAAAACCCCTAAGACCATTAAGCATCCGTTCGGTAACTTTGAGTTAGACACCCCTAGAGACCGCAATGGCACTTTTGAACCTCAGTTGATTAAGAAAAATCAAACTACGCTAACCGATGAAATCGAATGTAAAGTGTTATCGATGTTCAGTATAGGTATGAGCTATCGCGATATTAATCAACATGTTGAAGATATGTATGGGATCAATGTATCTAACGCAACAGTCAGTGCCATCACTGATAAACTCATCCCCGAACTTAAAGCGTGGCAACAGCGCCCATTAGATAGCCATTATCCTATCGTTTGGCTTGATGCGATACATTATAAAGTCAAAGAGGATGGGCGTTACGTCAGTAAAGCCGTTTACACATTGTTAGCGCTTAATATGAAAGGAAAAAAGGAAATTTTAGGGCTTCATTTATCCGAAAATGAAGGCGCTAATTACTGGCTATCCGTACTGACCGATCTTAATAATCATGGTGTAAAAGATATTCTTATCGCCTGTGTTGACGGCTTGACCGGTTTCCCTGAGGCGATAGCCAGTATCTTCCCTAATACGGAAACACAGTGTAACCCTCCCTTATATCGATCATATTTTAAGAGAGTTTTCTTTATTTAA
- a CDS encoding ABC-three component system protein: MTVSEIMQSYCVKVNGGSGVLVNAMTQDYSYVLTAAHVIPEKQDDLVVHDYQNNPLTVLAVFTQNLPSKEMRNAEPHRHDFAILKVEYQERIVQKCLPASDLIERATLTLVGFPETERNSPNPIKEHTGNKASVANELVIMNLDGIPATATIKGMSGGGVYHVQDETPLLIGVEFQMDGTGQDQLYGRVQCHSLARFEEIITAHSIAPMIPAYLECFSNMRDKIFSFNVEDPNNVAALKRELVGAADHLILKGLLPPYKVLEQYHTELLVDSTNTSELESYKLWVAYLEFLVISILIDDSNQADDTYLKDLGRKRRLVYTSDATNWISRLEDFLKIARRLLDKDGTLIIASPESTAKELPSALRLEKVIQNISVVPNEGPFPVINLAENEIFKSLKLTHLEGLRKRCVIDVEDEYLNLQVGESTNLLREKLSEIIK, from the coding sequence ATGACAGTCTCTGAAATCATGCAGTCTTACTGCGTTAAAGTGAATGGTGGTAGTGGCGTACTGGTTAATGCTATGACTCAAGATTATTCTTATGTTCTTACTGCTGCTCATGTCATTCCTGAAAAACAGGATGACCTAGTTGTCCATGATTACCAGAATAACCCACTTACCGTTTTAGCCGTGTTTACCCAGAATCTACCTTCAAAAGAGATGAGAAATGCAGAGCCTCACCGTCATGACTTTGCAATTTTAAAGGTTGAATATCAGGAGCGAATAGTACAGAAATGTCTTCCAGCTTCAGACTTGATCGAGCGTGCCACACTTACTCTCGTAGGGTTCCCAGAAACTGAGAGGAATTCTCCAAACCCGATTAAAGAACATACCGGTAATAAGGCCAGTGTTGCTAATGAACTAGTTATTATGAACTTAGATGGTATACCAGCAACTGCTACTATCAAAGGTATGTCAGGTGGTGGCGTTTACCATGTTCAAGATGAGACACCATTGCTCATAGGTGTTGAATTTCAAATGGATGGCACAGGGCAGGATCAACTGTACGGTCGTGTTCAGTGCCACAGTCTTGCAAGATTTGAAGAAATCATTACTGCGCATTCAATTGCGCCAATGATCCCTGCTTATTTGGAATGCTTTTCAAATATGCGGGACAAGATATTCTCATTTAATGTTGAGGACCCAAACAATGTAGCGGCCCTTAAACGAGAACTTGTAGGTGCGGCAGACCATCTAATTTTGAAGGGGTTGCTTCCACCGTATAAAGTATTGGAGCAATATCATACAGAGTTATTGGTCGATTCTACAAATACTAGTGAACTCGAAAGCTATAAATTATGGGTGGCATATTTAGAGTTCTTAGTGATTAGTATATTGATTGACGATTCAAATCAGGCAGATGATACCTATCTCAAAGATTTAGGGCGGAAACGTCGATTAGTATATACAAGTGACGCTACTAACTGGATTAGTCGCTTGGAGGATTTTCTCAAAATCGCTCGTAGGCTTTTAGATAAAGATGGAACGTTGATAATTGCTTCACCTGAATCTACTGCGAAAGAATTACCGTCAGCATTACGATTAGAAAAAGTTATACAAAATATCTCTGTTGTGCCAAACGAAGGGCCATTCCCAGTTATTAATTTAGCTGAAAATGAGATCTTTAAGAGTTTGAAATTAACCCACTTAGAAGGTCTTCGAAAAAGGTGCGTAATAGATGTTGAAGATGAATATCTAAACTTACAAGTGGGCGAGTCAACGAATTTGTTGAGAGAAAAGCTAAGTGAAATTATTAAATAA
- a CDS encoding ABC-three component system middle component 1 yields the protein MKLLNKESDLEFLSVEYENIQFHMLRSDDRLSFISCIVCVCETAQEIIGNWRAIQNMVAVYHQHSGGFDAWNMYLAFVSAERISVWEKYEIENNKFSARKIVLDGLQENIDIDQLILELERQLFGSDLKLETQPSLVQENSTDFGKYYRGAPLDFKNESKEKRAFMVDKIIKSLNSDEN from the coding sequence GTGAAATTATTAAATAAAGAAAGTGACTTGGAATTTTTATCTGTCGAGTATGAAAATATCCAGTTTCATATGCTCCGCTCTGATGATCGCCTTTCTTTTATTTCTTGCATCGTATGTGTATGTGAAACTGCACAAGAAATAATAGGAAATTGGCGCGCCATTCAAAATATGGTGGCTGTCTATCACCAGCATTCAGGTGGCTTTGATGCTTGGAATATGTATTTGGCATTTGTTTCCGCTGAAAGAATTTCTGTATGGGAAAAATACGAAATCGAAAATAATAAGTTCTCAGCTCGGAAAATAGTGCTAGATGGACTTCAAGAAAATATAGATATAGATCAGTTGATTCTTGAATTAGAGAGACAGTTGTTTGGTTCGGATCTAAAACTCGAAACTCAACCTAGCCTTGTACAAGAGAATTCAACAGACTTCGGAAAATATTATCGTGGTGCTCCTTTGGATTTTAAAAATGAATCCAAAGAAAAGAGAGCATTTATGGTTGACAAAATAATTAAAAGTTTGAATAGCGATGAAAATTAA
- a CDS encoding AAA family ATPase, with product MKIKKVEIEAFRAYKTKTDGTFDFTNSSGEPADFVAIYAPNGFGKSSFYDAVEWAVTNRVKRLGNYSNEAKSTKNPDEGLKILRNKYVDPKTPTTVVLSTNNDLNVFSRNLPKIRKTQNDMSLGVGENDFFRRAILSQDEIEGFLREEKPQDRYSKFMDCFGDNIDTARKELTALINDNNTELTILKKKRKSLQTELKQPIDISIFERFNSVATKLNSLGESIVLPDETISPHEVHKLNDSLISRQHELNTSLNTNNKILNLLTEHLSKIPEIKLHVDNNAVKKLRLEYILKCIADAAQYKELYDSHEKNVEEQKQANVLLKRLIKLAESADHFLKIESRFKEIAKDKNDFTEEFSKLNSDLAGLQKNQEVTTEELKKDDAKISQLKKLKDSCDIVYADISSNTEQYNYLYQDIKNKQTEIQNDTIKQEKFTTELNELSKLKLTTTSLLAENVGTSFFELEKIVHLAKCHAEVDLLKLHENTLKSTQKSLTEQMDLHTKLISMGLNYLSIEPSNTCPLCTNKHLSSDELINKVQSQSLESELSRENSNKIIESTLRQKELNEEIQEIIKQALEAKAYKLSTLRIKLSELKEQLIKAEQKKAALEDKLKKLQERNTELIQSVWGLSKQEFLTRTEAELNQLSEKRLNLIKQQKDLAAKIQDKTELIKSKNIKQSQLESEVTTKISDHVYLSMLAYLNENSVAVKDIKSHFREKQGELELTVKGCVASCQSLVGQCHDLQQKMITDGTWVDASHLNKEKEILEIALANSHTAVNGFYGSIYNLIDVRTESIEQVQSLLTTKAEECLINTKALEKKQNAIELLLNLIISFKPFMKHISTQNELEILTLKLDQRKQVEDVLHKERVIVIKKLELLINSFFFEDLINSIYRKIDPHPIFKKVEFKVSFDSDRPSLNILVSDERGGMISPILFFSAAQTNILSLSVFLANALHAKDDKGNSIDVILIDDPIQSMDSINVLSTIDLLRSICLQFNKQLIISTHDENFFGLLQRKIPTEIFGSKFLKLEKFGVVVSVNPLVS from the coding sequence ATGAAAATTAAAAAAGTTGAGATTGAGGCTTTTAGAGCCTACAAGACAAAGACAGATGGAACTTTTGATTTCACTAATAGTTCTGGAGAGCCAGCTGATTTTGTGGCGATCTATGCTCCGAATGGTTTTGGGAAAAGCTCTTTTTATGATGCAGTTGAATGGGCAGTTACAAATCGTGTAAAAAGACTTGGAAATTATAGTAATGAAGCTAAATCGACAAAGAACCCCGATGAAGGACTTAAAATCTTACGTAACAAATATGTAGATCCAAAAACGCCCACAACTGTCGTATTATCCACAAATAATGATCTGAATGTATTTTCACGCAATCTACCTAAGATACGCAAGACTCAGAACGATATGTCTCTAGGTGTTGGTGAAAATGATTTCTTTCGACGTGCCATACTAAGTCAAGACGAAATTGAGGGGTTTCTTCGAGAAGAAAAACCGCAAGATCGTTATTCCAAGTTCATGGACTGTTTTGGTGACAATATAGATACGGCTCGTAAGGAGTTGACTGCTCTCATAAACGATAATAATACCGAGTTAACTATTCTCAAAAAAAAACGTAAAAGTTTGCAAACAGAATTAAAGCAACCTATTGATATTTCGATTTTTGAACGGTTCAATTCAGTTGCAACTAAACTTAACTCTTTGGGTGAGAGTATTGTATTGCCTGATGAAACAATTTCACCTCATGAAGTTCATAAGCTTAATGATAGTCTTATATCACGTCAGCATGAACTGAACACATCACTCAATACTAATAATAAAATACTTAACTTATTGACTGAGCACTTAAGTAAAATACCTGAAATAAAGTTACATGTAGATAATAATGCCGTGAAAAAACTTCGGCTTGAATACATTTTAAAATGTATTGCTGATGCTGCTCAATATAAAGAACTGTACGATTCTCACGAAAAAAATGTAGAGGAACAGAAACAGGCGAATGTCTTACTTAAACGTTTAATCAAATTGGCAGAAAGTGCGGATCATTTTTTAAAAATAGAATCTCGTTTTAAGGAAATAGCTAAAGATAAAAATGACTTTACAGAGGAGTTTTCAAAACTAAACTCTGATTTGGCAGGTCTTCAGAAAAATCAAGAAGTTACCACTGAAGAACTAAAAAAAGATGATGCTAAAATTTCACAGCTTAAAAAATTGAAGGATAGTTGCGATATAGTTTATGCTGATATATCGAGCAATACAGAACAGTACAATTATTTATATCAGGACATTAAAAATAAACAGACTGAAATACAGAATGACACAATTAAACAAGAGAAGTTTACTACTGAGCTAAATGAACTATCCAAGTTAAAGCTGACAACTACTTCCTTACTAGCTGAAAATGTTGGAACCTCGTTTTTTGAACTAGAAAAAATTGTACATCTCGCTAAGTGTCATGCTGAAGTTGATTTGTTGAAGCTACATGAAAATACTTTGAAGAGTACACAAAAATCCTTAACTGAGCAGATGGATTTACATACTAAACTAATTTCAATGGGCTTGAATTATCTTAGTATAGAGCCTTCCAATACTTGCCCTTTATGTACTAACAAACATTTATCATCAGACGAACTAATCAATAAAGTTCAGAGCCAGAGTCTAGAGTCTGAACTTAGTCGAGAGAATTCCAACAAGATTATAGAATCTACGTTACGCCAGAAAGAACTTAATGAGGAAATTCAAGAGATAATTAAACAGGCTTTGGAAGCTAAGGCTTATAAACTATCCACCCTTCGCATTAAATTAAGTGAATTAAAAGAACAGCTTATTAAAGCTGAGCAAAAAAAGGCTGCACTTGAGGATAAACTAAAGAAATTACAAGAAAGAAATACTGAACTTATACAGTCAGTTTGGGGGCTATCGAAGCAAGAATTTTTGACTAGAACTGAGGCCGAGCTTAATCAATTATCAGAAAAAAGACTGAACCTTATAAAGCAACAAAAAGATCTAGCTGCGAAAATTCAAGATAAAACAGAACTAATTAAATCAAAAAATATAAAGCAGAGCCAGCTAGAATCTGAAGTTACGACTAAAATTAGTGATCATGTTTATTTATCAATGTTAGCGTATTTAAATGAAAACTCTGTTGCTGTTAAAGATATCAAGTCGCATTTTAGAGAGAAACAAGGTGAACTCGAATTGACCGTAAAAGGTTGCGTAGCTTCATGTCAATCCCTAGTCGGTCAGTGTCATGACTTACAGCAAAAAATGATTACTGATGGGACTTGGGTGGACGCTTCACACTTAAATAAAGAAAAGGAAATACTAGAGATTGCCCTCGCTAATTCTCATACAGCCGTTAATGGATTTTATGGAAGCATATATAATCTTATCGACGTTCGAACTGAATCCATTGAACAAGTACAATCGCTACTAACAACTAAGGCCGAAGAATGCCTAATTAATACTAAGGCGTTAGAAAAAAAGCAAAATGCCATCGAATTACTCTTGAACCTTATAATATCATTCAAGCCTTTTATGAAACATATATCTACTCAGAATGAGTTGGAAATATTGACGCTAAAATTAGATCAAAGAAAACAAGTTGAAGATGTATTGCATAAAGAGAGGGTAATCGTAATAAAAAAATTAGAATTACTCATTAATAGTTTTTTCTTCGAAGATTTAATCAACTCTATTTACAGAAAAATAGATCCACATCCTATATTCAAAAAAGTGGAGTTCAAAGTTAGCTTTGATTCAGATAGGCCAAGTTTAAATATTTTGGTAAGCGATGAGAGAGGTGGAATGATATCCCCAATTCTATTTTTCAGTGCAGCTCAAACGAACATTCTAAGTTTGAGCGTGTTTCTTGCGAATGCTCTTCATGCAAAAGATGATAAAGGAAACTCTATCGATGTTATTTTGATCGATGATCCTATCCAATCAATGGATTCGATTAACGTTCTTTCAACGATAGACCTTTTACGTAGTATATGTTTGCAATTTAACAAGCAGCTCATTATATCTACCCATGATGAAAATTTCTTTGGTTTGCTTCAACGAAAAATTCCTACAGAAATCTTTGGTTCGAAGTTCCTCAAACTGGAAAAGTTTGGAGTTGTTGTTTCAGTAAATCCACTGGTAAGTTAA